Proteins from one Penaeus monodon isolate SGIC_2016 chromosome 39, NSTDA_Pmon_1, whole genome shotgun sequence genomic window:
- the LOC119597284 gene encoding uncharacterized protein LOC119597284, with the protein MRSAGLCLCVLLLLAAPRLAQACTTYAIRGLTTRINEGPLSISVLLKSDIELFIYGPDLSELVNSGGEQWHDISTKSNGSVNCVMSPTLWVGEKCSANTHWLILRSNVTTLWRLGCSAGSERCSQLLETVFLGLDALPTTLHWKPQDASVGLWMNGKGFQKHFSVTNAWHDLSISPDGEESLCIVHSTSLNFSVPCNENATERDFLRFGERGIGQSFFALDCVQNSVLGSWGAPVLLLFSLGIVLLLLLAVLLRVRKRRRVKKDLFHPEKDHRYVTLRLGSPPVPLHDNRGRRHLLEHQRGKLDDPEEDEENAYCYMDLEVLRKQLERDRQAAAQAQQQEGDPDAVSMCSHDSRNSLYDELKAMEAMHNREGKGEYDYEEEDRDEEEDRDEEEEEGEDEDRDEEEEEEDEDRDEEEEEGGDEEVDSDGEEDKDEERNSDKEEEDEGDEEVDSDDEKDKDEEDISHKRKTDIRKGME; encoded by the exons ATGCGGTCGGctggtctgtgtctgtgcgttctcctcctccttgcggCCCCACGTCTGGCGCAAG CTTGTACAACCTATGCAATAAGGGGACTCACAACTCGGATTAACGAAGGACCGCTAAGCATTTCCGTATTACTGAAGAGTGACATCGAACTGTTTATCTATGGACCAGACTTATCCGAGCTTGTGAACAGCGGAGGAGAACAGTGGCATGATATCTCTACGAAAAGCAATG GGTCAGTGAACTGTGTAATGTCCCCTACTTTATGGGTTGGAGAGAAATGCAGCGCAAATACCCACTGGCTAATCCTCAGAAGCAACGTCACGACCCTGTGGAGGCTTGGCTGTTCTGCTGGCTCTGAGA GATGCAGCCAGCTCCTGGAGACGGTGTTCCTGGGTCTCGACGCCCTTCCCACCACCCTCCACTGGAAGCCTCAGGATGCGTCTGTAGGCCTGTGGATGAACGGAAAAGGATTCCAGAAGCATTTCAGTGTAACGAACGCCTGGCACGATTTAAGTATCAGTCCTGATGGTGAAG AAAGCCTATGTATAGTGCACAGTACGAGCCTAAATTTTAGTGTTCCTTGTAATGAGAACGCGACTGAGAGGGACTTCCTGAGGTTTGGCGAGAGAGGCATTGGCCAGAGCTTCTTCGCGCTGGACTGTGTGCAGA ACTCCGTCCTTGGCAGCTGGGGAGCgccagtcctcctcctcttctccctcggaattgtccttctgctcctcctgGCGGTCCTCCTTCGCGTTCGGAAGCGCAGGAGGGTGAAGAAGGACTTGTTCCATCCCGAGAAGGATCACCGCTACGTCACCCTCCGCCTCGGTAGTCCTCCGGTGCCTCTCCATGACAATAGGGGTCGTCGTCACCTCCTCGAACACCAGAGAGGTAAATTGGACGACCccgaagaggatgaagagaacgCGTACTGCTACATGGACCTGGAAGTGTTAAGGAAGCAGTTAGAGAGGGACAGGCAGGCGGCGGCACAGGCACAACAGCAGGAGGGGGACCCAGACGCGGTTAGTATGTGCAGCCACGACTCCAGGAATTCCTTATACGATGAACTGAAGGCCATGGAGGCAATGCATAAtagggagggtaaaggagagtATGATTATGAGGAAGAAGacagggatgaggaggaagacagggatgaagaagaggaggaaggagaagatgaggacagggatgaggaagaggaggaagaagatgaggacagggatgaggaagaggaggaaggaggagatgaggaagtggACAGTGATGGTGAGGAGGACAAGGACGAGGAACGAAACagtgataaggaagaggaggacgaaggagacGAGGAAGTAGACAGCGATGATGAGAAAGACAAGGATGAGGAAGATATCAGTCATAAAAGGAAGACTGACATTAGAAAAggaatggaataa